Proteins from a genomic interval of Mus musculus strain PWK/PhJ chromosome 11 genomic patch of type NOVEL, GRCm38.p6 PATCHES PWK/PHJ_MMCHR11_CTG3:
- the Slfn4 gene encoding schlafen 4 (The RefSeq protein has 6 substitutions compared to this genomic sequence) — MAGNTPQLEKDVNPQTSIEPSVQVKCPGDILQGGRHAKRGRWMASWKGFHLGRRDSDCKMNITVDQDTDYAELVLSVGEITLGEKTRDSMKDSQLRRKEAKSILQAVCTLLNSGGGVVKAHIKNQNYSFTRDGMGLDLVNPLPGILHLPHDYLDFMQYNDYFFVFVKPWKPNQRGPGIATWKTNLYKRIFSFSVELKAADAVQFLKSRPSSHGKTVCNETLNECLSLFNRDWLAYEETFCFTKSTHAEVKLTPKEKISPKEKILELLPQTVSAFANTDGGYLFIGLDGKTQQIIGFEAEKSDLVLLESEIEKCIQQLPVTHFCEEKEKIKYTCKFIEVHKSGAVCAYVCAIRVEKFCCAVFAAEPESWHVEGSCVKRFTTEEWVKRQMDATAVMPGKVICSPEALCMKPFSQHEGYEQLVRTELGSLRKGTLVVSKSWALDLGLQEKQEVIWDVLHISQGSLLTLHVFVQGDENLEGNSSLLGKLGAELKGYYKQIALTLKQTLVNHCGYTAKIGIIVKITYLGHKTMCLYDSSAKICYPQIYYLTTKAVKDLEKALAEILGSYESFYSLPRRNWDSFMSAFLNVGSYIVYFSRNVLTHIRI; from the exons ATGGCTGGAAACACCCCACAGCTGGAGAAAGATGTGAATCCACAGACATCCATAGAGCCCTCTGTTCAAGTCAAGTGTCCAGGGGATATTCTTCAGGGAGGACGGCATGCCAAGCGAGGAAGATGGATGGCATCGTG GAAAGGATTTCATCTGGGAAGGAGAGACAGTGACTGCAAAATGAACATCACTGTCGATCAGGACACGGACTACGCTGAACTGGTTCTGTCTGTAGGAGAAATCACACTCGGAGAGAAGACTAGGGATTCAATGAAAGATAGCCAACTGAGAAGAAAAGAAGCCAAAAGTATATTACAGGCTGTGTGCACCCTGCTGAATTCTGGAGGGGGTGTGGTCAAGGCTCacattaaaaatcaaaactacaGCTTCACCAGAGATGGAATGGGACTGGATTTGGTAAATCCCTTGCCTGGTATCCTGCACCTTCCTCATGACTATCTAGACTTCATGCAGTACAACGactactttttcatttttgtgaaaCCATGGAAGCCGAATCAAAGAGGTCCGGGGATCGCCACCTGGAAAACGAACTTGTACAAGAGAATCTTCTCATTCTCAGTTGAACTGAAAGCAGCGGATGCAGTGCAGTTCCTCAAATCCAGACCAAGTTCCCATGGAAAAACAGTCTGTAATGAAACACTAAATGAATGTCTTACCTTATTTAACAGAGACTGGCTTGCCTATGAGGAGACATTCTGTTTCACTAAATCCACACATGCTGAAGTAAAATTGACTCCTAAGGAAAAGATTTCTCCTAAGGAAAAGATTTTAGAGCTCCTCCCTCAAACTGTTTCTGCATTTGCAAACACTGATGGGGGATTTTTGTTCATTGGCTTGGATGGCAAAACCCAGCAAATTATTGGTTTTGAAGCAGAGAAGAGCGATCTCGTGCTTCTAGAGAGTGAAATAGAAAAGTGCATCCAACAGCTGCCTGTCACTCACTTCtgtggggagaaggagaagataaAATACACATGTAAATTCATCGAAGTGCGCAAATCCGgagctgtgtgtgcatatgtgtgcgcgATCAGAGTGGAGAAGTTCTGCTGTGCAGTGTTCGCTGCAGAGCCTGAGTCCTGGCACGTGGAAGGCGGCTGTGTGAAGAGGTTTACCACAGAGGAATGGGTGAAGCGCCAGATGGATGCCACTGCAG TGATGCCTGGAAAGGTGATATGCTCTCCAGAAGCCCTCTGCATGAAACCATTCTCACAACATGAAGGCTATGAGCAGTTAGTCCGAACAGAATTGGGCTCCCTGCGTAAAGGAACACTGGTTGTCTCCAAGAGCTGGGCTTTGGATCTGGGCTTGCAAGAGAAGCAGGAAGTTATCTGGGATGTGCTTCATATTTCCCAGGGCAGTCTCCTGACCCTGCATGTCTTTGTCCAGGGAGATGAGAACCTGGAAGGCAACAGCAGTCTTCTTGGGAAACTAGGCGCCGAGTTAAAGGGCTATTATAAACAAATTGCCCTAACATTAAAGCAGACGTTGGTAAACCATTGTGGTTACACTGCGAAAATAGGTATTATAGTAAAGATAACATACTTGGGTCATAAGACAATGTGTCTTTATGACTCAAGCGCGAAAATATGTTACCCCCAAATATATTATCTGACTACCAAGGCAGTAAAGGACTTAGAAAAAGCTCTCGCTGAAATCTTAGGAAGTTATGAGTCTTTCTACAGTTTACCCAGGAGAAACTGGGATTCTTTTATGTCTGCGTTTTTAAATGTGGGCAGTTATATAGTTTACTTTTCGAGAAATGTCTTAACTCATATTCGAATCTGA